A portion of the Mesobacillus jeotgali genome contains these proteins:
- a CDS encoding cytosolic protein, whose product MSKEDSEKYSDFSNVEKQKNYITAEDFPDGAYGSPFRKDEPVEGKSTPWREGQRTYSNFNYEFKSLHQGTPRKEAGAHPTHDDPTESEQPPYSDL is encoded by the coding sequence ATGAGCAAGGAAGACAGCGAAAAGTACTCCGATTTTTCAAATGTGGAAAAGCAAAAGAACTATATAACGGCTGAAGACTTTCCTGATGGAGCATACGGGTCGCCATTCCGGAAGGATGAACCTGTAGAGGGAAAAAGCACACCTTGGCGTGAAGGACAGCGGACCTACAGTAATTTCAATTATGAGTTCAAGTCCCTTCATCAGGGGACCCCAAGAAAAGAAGCAGGTGCCCACCCAACCCATGATGACCCGACTGAAAGTGAACAGCCGCCATATAGCGATCTATAA
- a CDS encoding methionine/alanine import family NSS transporter small subunit, translating to MSASAIAMMLIGMVIIWGGLIASVAVAVKKGREAK from the coding sequence ATGTCAGCTAGTGCTATCGCAATGATGCTTATAGGAATGGTAATTATTTGGGGCGGCCTGATTGCAAGTGTGGCCGTGGCAGTAAAAAAAGGAAGAGAAGCAAAATAA
- a CDS encoding YutD family protein, translating to MICINNLCYEIVDEGRDGFNEEAFRARYSEILTKYDYIVGDWGYGQLRLRGFFDDQNQKSTFDTKISTVSEYLYEYCNFGCAYFVAKKVAKQGQDNK from the coding sequence ATGATTTGCATCAATAACTTATGTTACGAAATAGTGGATGAAGGACGGGATGGCTTTAATGAAGAAGCCTTTCGCGCCAGATACAGCGAGATTTTGACGAAATATGATTATATAGTTGGTGACTGGGGATATGGCCAGCTCCGGTTAAGAGGATTTTTTGATGACCAAAACCAGAAGTCAACCTTCGATACAAAGATCAGCACGGTGAGCGAGTATTTATACGAGTACTGCAATTTTGGCTGTGCCTATTTTGTCGCCAAGAAGGTCGCAAAGCAAGGGCAGGATAATAAATAG
- a CDS encoding M23 family metallopeptidase: MVLFLLCPVLSVDPASAAEQDQDIYKKRMDLYSKVEAVTQIPWYYIAAVDQYERNVRQARKDLPKAEGIAGIYFKPEEWTGLLNPNRADVSPVSIQFFNGIGFDGNGDGKASLKDDEDVMQAFAQYLLNYGTDHENIKIGLWNYYKRDKTVGIIIGKAMIYRHFGRLDLDMHVFPMPLRSNHSYNNTWGDARGWGGRRIHEGTDIFAGYGVPVRATGYGIVEMKGWNKYGGWRVGIRDINNTYHYYAHLSGFAKDLKVGQIVEPGTIIGGVGSSGYGPPGTSGKFPPHLHYGMYKDNGYTEWSFDPYPHLRMWARQERARLKK; the protein is encoded by the coding sequence ATCGTTCTTTTTTTACTTTGCCCTGTCCTTTCTGTAGATCCCGCATCTGCAGCTGAGCAAGACCAGGACATTTATAAAAAAAGAATGGATCTATACTCCAAAGTTGAAGCTGTTACCCAGATTCCCTGGTATTATATTGCTGCCGTGGATCAGTACGAGCGGAATGTCCGACAGGCAAGAAAGGATTTGCCGAAAGCGGAAGGAATAGCCGGTATTTACTTTAAACCTGAGGAGTGGACTGGTCTGCTGAATCCTAATCGTGCAGATGTTAGTCCAGTTTCCATTCAATTTTTCAATGGGATAGGTTTCGATGGAAATGGTGATGGCAAAGCAAGCCTGAAGGATGATGAAGATGTGATGCAGGCATTTGCCCAGTACCTCCTGAATTATGGCACAGACCACGAGAATATTAAAATCGGCCTCTGGAATTACTATAAGCGGGATAAAACAGTCGGAATCATCATTGGCAAAGCAATGATTTACAGGCATTTCGGCCGGTTGGATCTCGATATGCATGTTTTTCCAATGCCATTGAGGAGCAACCATAGCTATAACAATACATGGGGAGATGCCCGTGGCTGGGGTGGCAGGCGCATCCATGAAGGAACAGATATTTTTGCTGGCTATGGGGTTCCGGTGCGCGCAACAGGCTACGGAATCGTTGAAATGAAGGGTTGGAATAAGTACGGCGGTTGGCGTGTCGGTATACGTGATATTAATAATACCTACCATTATTATGCACACCTGAGCGGCTTTGCAAAGGATCTTAAGGTAGGGCAAATTGTCGAGCCTGGAACCATAATTGGCGGTGTCGGCAGCTCCGGATACGGCCCTCCTGGAACGAGCGGGAAGTTCCCGCCCCATCTTCATTATGGAATGTACAAGGACAATGGCTATACTGAATGGTCTTTTGACCCCTATCCTCATTTGAGAATGTGGGCGAGGCAGGAACGGGCAAGATTAAAGAAATAA
- the lipA gene encoding lipoyl synthase, translating to MSKKEVQRKPDWLKIKLNTNENYTGLKKMMREKNLHTVCEEAKCPNIHECWAVRRTATFMILGDVCTRACRFCAVKTGLPTELDWQEPERVADSVTLMNLKHVVVTAVARDDLKDGGAAVFAETVRAIRRKNPFTSIEVLPSDMGGIAENLQTLMDARPDILNHNVETVKRLTPRIRARATYERSLEFLRRAKEMQPDIPTKSSIMVGLGETKEELIEAMDDLRANNVDILTLGQYLQPSKKHLDVQKYYHPDEFAELREIALAKGFSHCEAGPLVRSSYHADEQVNSAAKHKQQLAEQEAQQA from the coding sequence ATGAGCAAAAAAGAGGTACAGAGAAAGCCTGATTGGCTGAAAATAAAGTTAAATACGAATGAAAACTATACTGGCTTGAAAAAGATGATGCGTGAGAAAAACCTACATACAGTATGTGAAGAAGCTAAGTGCCCTAATATTCACGAGTGCTGGGCAGTAAGAAGAACTGCAACGTTCATGATTCTCGGTGATGTATGTACACGTGCATGCCGTTTTTGCGCTGTAAAAACCGGCCTGCCAACTGAGCTTGACTGGCAAGAGCCTGAAAGAGTGGCGGATTCTGTTACACTAATGAATCTTAAGCACGTCGTCGTTACAGCAGTGGCCCGTGATGACCTGAAGGATGGAGGGGCAGCTGTTTTTGCTGAAACTGTAAGAGCGATCCGCAGGAAAAACCCGTTCACCTCAATTGAAGTATTGCCATCAGATATGGGCGGTATTGCGGAAAACCTGCAAACACTCATGGATGCCCGCCCGGATATCCTGAACCATAATGTTGAAACCGTAAAGCGACTGACACCAAGAATCCGTGCGCGTGCAACCTATGAACGTTCACTGGAATTCCTGCGCAGGGCAAAAGAAATGCAGCCGGACATTCCTACAAAATCAAGCATCATGGTTGGCCTGGGGGAAACAAAGGAAGAATTGATTGAAGCAATGGATGATTTGCGTGCCAATAATGTGGACATCCTTACATTGGGCCAATATTTGCAGCCATCCAAGAAGCATCTTGATGTTCAAAAGTATTATCATCCAGATGAGTTCGCCGAGCTAAGGGAAATCGCGCTTGCGAAAGGTTTCAGCCATTGTGAAGCTGGCCCGCTTGTCCGTTCATCCTACCATGCTGACGAACAGGTCAACTCAGCAGCAAAACATAAACAACAGCTTGCAGAGCAGGAAGCTCAACAGGCATAA
- a CDS encoding DUF3055 domain-containing protein gives MTERFFLYDETEDTKTRYTSFVGENQRFDLAIMQTSRYYGKSIVLDIQGSRFAILGQDDLDEEGYLEYAYNLSEEDAEELRIFLRPIL, from the coding sequence ATGACTGAACGATTTTTTTTATATGATGAAACAGAAGACACTAAAACACGCTATACAAGTTTTGTAGGCGAAAACCAGCGTTTTGACCTGGCGATTATGCAGACAAGCCGATACTATGGAAAGAGTATCGTTTTGGATATCCAGGGAAGCCGCTTCGCTATTCTTGGCCAGGATGACCTTGATGAAGAAGGATATCTTGAATATGCCTACAACTTATCCGAGGAAGATGCTGAGGAACTTCGCATATTCCTGCGGCCAATCCTTTAA
- a CDS encoding YhcN/YlaJ family sporulation lipoprotein produces MKKALMALGICGTVAMTGCAAGDDNASQGGRDGGAGIYQRSGNTLNVNDDRPELYNEGGRKGLKDRSEDFGYVRQQRTGVMGADNPENAYEAIDRERMADMISRFSLMAQNVDDVSTLVTDEEVLIVYQTDSENRNETADQVKRMAMSVVPRWFHVYVSDDTSLRNDVENFASLDTDSRNVDDMVDGVIKHMLKSPQGRDMSTGENANGEAKGELNEETDKDDLSRQMNKGK; encoded by the coding sequence TTGAAAAAAGCATTAATGGCTCTTGGTATTTGCGGAACTGTGGCAATGACTGGCTGTGCAGCCGGAGATGATAATGCCTCACAAGGCGGTCGTGATGGCGGAGCTGGAATTTACCAGCGAAGCGGCAATACACTCAATGTTAACGATGATCGTCCAGAGTTATATAATGAAGGCGGACGTAAAGGATTAAAGGACAGAAGCGAGGACTTTGGATATGTCCGCCAGCAGCGAACTGGTGTCATGGGTGCGGATAATCCGGAAAACGCATATGAAGCAATCGACCGCGAACGGATGGCGGACATGATCAGCAGATTCAGTCTGATGGCACAAAATGTAGATGATGTATCAACCCTTGTGACTGACGAGGAAGTTCTGATCGTATACCAAACAGATTCTGAAAATCGCAATGAGACTGCGGACCAGGTTAAACGGATGGCGATGTCAGTGGTTCCTCGCTGGTTCCATGTATACGTTTCAGATGACACTAGCCTGCGTAATGACGTGGAGAACTTTGCGTCACTGGATACCGATAGTCGAAATGTTGACGACATGGTTGATGGCGTCATCAAGCATATGCTTAAGTCCCCGCAAGGCCGCGATATGAGTACAGGCGAAAACGCCAATGGCGAGGCCAAGGGTGAACTCAATGAAGAAACGGACAAAGATGATCTATCAAGGCAGATGAATAAAGGGAAATAA